A genomic stretch from Arachis stenosperma cultivar V10309 chromosome 3, arast.V10309.gnm1.PFL2, whole genome shotgun sequence includes:
- the LOC130967962 gene encoding UMP-CMP kinase isoform X2 — MWRKVTATSFSSLKSSLFFTRLHLQQATKHNAASASAVSRFATVAPLQEKDGRCPFITFVLGGPGSGKGTQCIKIVETFGFKHLSAGDLLRREMVSNSEYGSMILNTIKEGRIVPSEVTVKLILKEMESSDNHKFLIDGFPRSEENRIAFEKISGAEPDVVLFFDCPEDVMVKRVLSRNQGRIDDNIDTIKKRLKVFEALNLPVIDYYAKKGKVHRINAVGTVDEIFEQVRPVFKACEKALNRS; from the exons CAAGCTACTAAACACAATGCCGCCTCTGCCTCCGCCGTCTCAAGATTCGCCACCGTAGCACCCTTGCAG GAAAAGGATGGAAGGTGTCCCTTTATAACATTTGTTTTAG GTGGCCCTGGTAGTGGAAAAGGTACTCAATGTATTAAAATTGTTGAAACCTTTGGATTTAAGCATCTAAGCGCTGGAGATCTTCTGAGAAGGGAGATGGTTTCCAATAGCGAATATGG TTCAATGATTCTGAATACAATTAAAGAAGGAAGGATTGTTCCCTCAGAAGTGACTGTCAAATTGATTCTAAAAGAGATGGAATCTAGTGACAACCATAAGTTCCTTATTGATGGTTTCCCCAGAAGCGAGGAAAACCGCATTGCTTTTGAAAAAATT TCTGGAGCAGAACCAGATGTAGTACTTTTCTTCGATTGTCCAGAAGATGTGATGGTGAAACGAGTATTGAGCCGTAATCAG GGGCGAATAGATGACAATATAGATACAATCAAGAAACGTCTTAAAGTATTTGAAGCATTAAATCTTCCTGTCATTGATTACTATGCAAAGAAAGGGAAAGTTCACAGG ATTAATGCAGTTGGAACAGTAGATGAAATATTTGAGCAAGTTAGGCCAGTTTTTAAGGCATGTGAG AAGGCTCTCAATAGAAGCTGA
- the LOC130967962 gene encoding UMP-CMP kinase isoform X1: protein MWRKVTATSFSSLKSSLFFTRLHLQQATKHNAASASAVSRFATVAPLQEKDGRCPFITFVLGGPGSGKGTQCIKIVETFGFKHLSAGDLLRREMVSNSEYGSMILNTIKEGRIVPSEVTVKLILKEMESSDNHKFLIDGFPRSEENRIAFEKISGAEPDVVLFFDCPEDVMVKRVLSRNQGRIDDNIDTIKKRLKVFEALNLPVIDYYAKKGKVHRINAVGTVDEIFEQVRPVFKACEQKALNRS, encoded by the exons CAAGCTACTAAACACAATGCCGCCTCTGCCTCCGCCGTCTCAAGATTCGCCACCGTAGCACCCTTGCAG GAAAAGGATGGAAGGTGTCCCTTTATAACATTTGTTTTAG GTGGCCCTGGTAGTGGAAAAGGTACTCAATGTATTAAAATTGTTGAAACCTTTGGATTTAAGCATCTAAGCGCTGGAGATCTTCTGAGAAGGGAGATGGTTTCCAATAGCGAATATGG TTCAATGATTCTGAATACAATTAAAGAAGGAAGGATTGTTCCCTCAGAAGTGACTGTCAAATTGATTCTAAAAGAGATGGAATCTAGTGACAACCATAAGTTCCTTATTGATGGTTTCCCCAGAAGCGAGGAAAACCGCATTGCTTTTGAAAAAATT TCTGGAGCAGAACCAGATGTAGTACTTTTCTTCGATTGTCCAGAAGATGTGATGGTGAAACGAGTATTGAGCCGTAATCAG GGGCGAATAGATGACAATATAGATACAATCAAGAAACGTCTTAAAGTATTTGAAGCATTAAATCTTCCTGTCATTGATTACTATGCAAAGAAAGGGAAAGTTCACAGG ATTAATGCAGTTGGAACAGTAGATGAAATATTTGAGCAAGTTAGGCCAGTTTTTAAGGCATGTGAG CAGAAGGCTCTCAATAGAAGCTGA
- the LOC130967962 gene encoding UMP-CMP kinase isoform X3 encodes MEGGPGSGKGTQCIKIVETFGFKHLSAGDLLRREMVSNSEYGSMILNTIKEGRIVPSEVTVKLILKEMESSDNHKFLIDGFPRSEENRIAFEKISGAEPDVVLFFDCPEDVMVKRVLSRNQGRIDDNIDTIKKRLKVFEALNLPVIDYYAKKGKVHRINAVGTVDEIFEQVRPVFKACEQKALNRS; translated from the exons ATGGAAG GTGGCCCTGGTAGTGGAAAAGGTACTCAATGTATTAAAATTGTTGAAACCTTTGGATTTAAGCATCTAAGCGCTGGAGATCTTCTGAGAAGGGAGATGGTTTCCAATAGCGAATATGG TTCAATGATTCTGAATACAATTAAAGAAGGAAGGATTGTTCCCTCAGAAGTGACTGTCAAATTGATTCTAAAAGAGATGGAATCTAGTGACAACCATAAGTTCCTTATTGATGGTTTCCCCAGAAGCGAGGAAAACCGCATTGCTTTTGAAAAAATT TCTGGAGCAGAACCAGATGTAGTACTTTTCTTCGATTGTCCAGAAGATGTGATGGTGAAACGAGTATTGAGCCGTAATCAG GGGCGAATAGATGACAATATAGATACAATCAAGAAACGTCTTAAAGTATTTGAAGCATTAAATCTTCCTGTCATTGATTACTATGCAAAGAAAGGGAAAGTTCACAGG ATTAATGCAGTTGGAACAGTAGATGAAATATTTGAGCAAGTTAGGCCAGTTTTTAAGGCATGTGAG CAGAAGGCTCTCAATAGAAGCTGA